The genomic interval CTCATCTAGATTTTAAATTGGAGGTAAAAGAGAGGgctgaatgttgtgtttttcttcttgcagAGGACTGATTTTTAGTGAGATATTCGCAGTAAATGTGATTTAAAGCAGCGTGAGGCCCCCCAGTGGTCATGTGAGGACGCCTACATGTGATTTAAGATAAAATTAAAAGTGTGAATGCccaaaataattaagaatttaaggggaaaaaaggaaagctGTGGTTTTATTCACGCATCACTACATCAAATATTAGGTTGACTTTCCCCCTCGAGCTTGATTGATGTGATTGAAGTCGTTTAAAATGCAAATGGACCAAagtttcatcatcactgtgtctccatcctGATCAATGACACCTGAAAACTCCCCTTTATTCCTATTTAGAGTTGAGAGGCTCCTCATTCTAACACTAGTTTTTGGCCTCATCCTTTTCTCACTTCTGCTGCTAATCTTTTAGTCGctgtctttttacatttttactccTTAGACATGTTTATTTAGTAGATGTCGTGTATATTTCACTGATATTTAATATTatattgtctttattttcatttaaaaaaagaagtgtgtGACCCTGACCAAGAAACACGCTGGTTGTTTCTGTAATTTCTTTGGAACAATCTCTGGCACAAGGTCTTCCTTCAAGAAAGATAAAGTGTTATTGTATCTTATCTTAATACTTCTACGCACTCATAAGAGTCTTTTGTTACCGTTGTTGTTCCTTCTGTTCGGCCCCCAAACAGACTAAACTGTCTCATACTGACGTTATGTTCATAGTCCTCAACTAACtttctggtgtttttgtttgctggtgctgatatttttttttaaaagaagataAGGAAGTATGTGTCTTTATGACAAATGGCAGATTGTCCCATTAGTATTGAGAAGCTAGACGGTGGAAACGTactgctttgttttatttttaactgaaaaaaacaaggaaataagTTTAGCTTTTCATCAATGACTCAAACTTTTACGCAGCAGCTTTCCAAAAAAGGAATTCGAAGTGCGTTACACATGATTggggacaaaaaagaaaatgtatttggaGACTAATGTTCAGCACACAGCAATACAATCTGGGTACTTTtttgattattaaaaaaaaaataaaaacattgataaaATTGAATATTATAATACTAACAAGAGACAACGCACTCAACTCCCATTTATAGCTTCAGTATGGGGTGCTGATTCTTCTCTTGTAGAGaataaatgaaaaggaaaaacaaaggacAGCGTTCCCATCAAACTCAACAGGTGTGCTAAATAAATGTTATCCAGAAAACTGCAGATATACCCCAATAGGGGGAGCTGTATGGTTttgaagtagtagtagtaataataataataatcataatcataatcatcataataatcataataataatcataatagaAAGTAATCaagaacaacaataataaaaatgataacaataatttaataaaaatacaataacttaataaatgaatacaataatttaataacaaatatgatgatgatgatttaataataatgtaaaatgaCCATAAGATTATAGAACATTACTTAAAAAGCCAGATTAAATGGgtcaatatttattttctgtctttaaacCAGATCTTTGTCCAGCTCCTCTCAGATCCTCTCAGATCCGCTCCTGTTTCAACAGAATTTGGATTTTGGTGATTTCACATACTGTGTTGTGAAAGTGCCAGCCTGCTCTGTCACAGCAGCCTAATCCCTCACCTAACACCCAGTCTAGTTCAACTTGAGCGACTGCTGCAGGTATTTGAGAGCAGTTCTGTGCAGCTCCTATCTGCCGGCTCCAGTACAAACTAATGCGTCAGAATGACACAAATCTTCTGTTGTTGGACCTCAAGCAGAGAAAAACAGGCCCACCAGATGTTTGCTGTCACGTTGTCTTCCACCTGAGTCTTCCAGCAAGAAGtatattaaatcaaattacCGAGCCTCACAGTTAAGCCTCaaacatttttccattttgaaattccccccccccccccccccccccccccaaatctCACGCAGGTCGGCAGGTCGGCAGGTCGGCTTTGCAGCAGCTTACTGAATCTGAGCTGTTTGGCAACTTTGTAAAATAAAGAAGTCtctgtcccttttttttattttgtttttttccccaccatGCAAATCTCATTTCACCCGTGATTTCATGATCTGATTGGCCTCTTTGCTCTCTACATATCTAATTCCTAACAGAGAGATCATGTGGCAATGCCGGGGAGCTGGCAAACGGAGAGTTCCACTATGAAGGGGACTCATTGATCGGGGAGAAGGTTTACGCCGTGTGCAACGAGGGGTAAGTGTGAAAGCCTGAGAGAAAATCCTGTATGTGAGcctctgagtttgtgtttgacCACACGACATGTCTCCATGTTGACAGATACACGGTGAAGGGACTTAACTACATGGTCTGCAAGAGGGCTGGCTGGAGCGGAGAGGTCCCGATTTGTGAAGGTGAGCGTCGGAGCGTTCTTACTCAATATCTGAAACTCACTCGTGATGTTTGTGGTTGCTGCGCCTTGAGAGTGGGCGGCGTTGCATTAATATTGAGTAACTGCTGTCTGAATGTGACGCACGATGACGTTATTAGTCTTGATCCCTTTTAAATCTTCCGTCATACTCTGCTATGTTGTGAAAATAAAGATGTAGTCATTCATAGTTGAGACTGGGAAGGGCTTTATGTCAGGGAACACACATATTAACtattaaaggatgagttcacccgaaaatgtaataatttatcTGCTCACCCCTGTGTTAGtgggaagttttgtagtccacaaaacgcatctggagcttcgcagcaaacaaaaaaaacgttgcGGTATCTCCTGAACACCTGAAGTAGACGGAGGAACATTAAAAATTGATAATAAAAGACCCAAAATGGCTCTGTACAGCTTGTCTAGTGTAATCCAAGACTCTGGAAGCCCAGAGATGCCAAACAGATTCGAAAAAGATGTTGTTTACATTCTTCACAGTAGTGAAGAatgtaaacaacatttttttgttttttttttcaaaaaaaatttttttcaaaaaaaattaGGATCTCAGGGCTTCAGAAGTGTCTCACCTGTAAAAGTAGTGGGAAAAATGAATGAGGGGAAATAAATCAAGTTGTAATATCTGTGGTGGAAATTCTTATCTAGAAGTGAACAAATAAAAGATCGATCACAAGAGGGTGTCTTTGTTTGCTCTTCACTTTTATTATACCgcttcattaaaaagaaaaatttgaCCAGTTTCAGCTGACGGGCCGGCACCTCCAGGGCGTTCTGGGTGAGGCTGACCATGGGTGTCAGAGAAGGTCACAGTTTGTAGCACACTCCGAGAAAAGGGAGACTTCACAAAACGATATCCAGACGGCCTTGGATGACGTATCCGACAATCATCCGGGTGCTATTTTGTACAAACACTTTCCCATAAATCAGCAGCGCCACTGTTCAAAAGTCAGTCCAGTGGTTCACACTCAGTTCAGATCATAATTCACAGTGAGTGCCAAGAGGTGCAATAAAATTTGAGGTTAAGTTCAGTAAAACGGTGCAAGCTAACAAAAATATGTGTGGTTTTATTCAAATGATGAATTTTGCTCCTACAATTTCATGTACAACAACTTTCCCTACCATCAATAAGCAGTAATGTACACTTTTGTGGGAATATAGCCGTGCAGAAAAAGGCATTTATAGTCTAGAATGAGCCACCATGCTACCTACTAGACAGTGCCGGTGAACCCAGAGGCTGTTTAACAGAATTTTGATATCCTCAGAGGGTCGGCCCACCTGCTCCCCCCCTGCGGTGGCCAACTCTGTGAGCAGCCGTGGAGACGTCTCTGTGCACCAGGTGGGCGACAGCGTGACCTTCACCTGCAGTCAGGGCTTCCAGCTGCATGGAGCGCAGCAGATCACATGTGGTGCCGGTGGCCAGTGGCAGCCTGAACCTCCTCGGTGCCTGCCTTCACCTGAAACAACCCGCTCACCTGAAACAACCCGCTCACCTGAAACAACCCGCTCACCTGAAACAACCCGCTCACCTGCTAGAACTGTGTCAGCCGCTAGAACTGTGTTAACCGCTAAAGACAGTGAGCCAGCAGGTGGATGTGGCGTGCCAGttgtcagcagcagctcccaCACCAGCCTGACAGACGCATACATCCTGAGGACATCTTTTGGGTCCGGTGAGCAAGTCCAGTACGTGTGCGTCGTCGGATACATCCAGGCAGGCGGCAGCAGGTATCGCACGTGTAGAGGAGGGCAGTGGACGCCGCTGCGGCTGAGATGTGAACGTAAGaacttttttaattttagcTTTATAAGCGTGTTTCTATAATGCTGAAGATCTTCAGTTTGATGAttcttgattttctttttctgatgatcagagaacatccatccatccatccgtggCTGAGAGATGTTGCTCTTTTTAAAGGATGATtccagctgctttttttttttttttttttttttttttttgcacgtgtCACTACtgttaaacatttttacagagTGCGCTGTAGTGATTCAGCTtctttttaaattgttgtttttaaatgtttgcaaCCTTCAAGGCAACCCGTTAATTTTTCAATTGAACCCAAGAACACTTATTTTATATCGGGGTGTGAAATGCCTCACAGGTGATCTACCACAATGAGCAGCATGTAGACTTTTTAAATTAATTGGCCCTTTgggaataatttaaaaataaatagagtAAGACATCAAACATTATAATGAATTACTAAACTTGCAAGTTCCACGTCAAAAGTCACTGGGTAAAAGTGCTTATACTACACTCTAAACTGTGACTTTAAGACTATTATATTTTAGgattaatatttaaaatgcattaataaaAAAAGCAGGATTTTACCGTCGCAGATGGTCGAGGTGGAGCtcatttcttttacttttataGGACGGCAGATCTTGAGGATTAATCCACTGATTGATTTCCTTTTATGAATCGATTATTTGGGCTCTGGGTTTTTGTGACAAATCTCACCATTTTCAGAATTCAAACCAAAGTAAAAACCTTTTGaaaatgcttgttttgtccaaccaacaacaTACAAATCTCCTCAAAATCATTAAATTAGTTTAATAGTCAATTATCCCATCATATCAGCTGcacgtgttttttgttttttaagatcttcatatattttcaaagtaaccagtaaataaatgttgtcaAATGAATATTTCACGCTGAAATCTGGTAAAGTAGAAAGTGGAACAAAAGCattaaagtaaagtacaagtcTCTTTAAAGAACAGTActtgattaaatatatttacttactttccaccactgcatgTCTCGAGGAAATGTTCATACTGTGGCGAAAGACTCAATCCAGTGTAGCAAATCACTGGTGTCCCTGGAAGACGACGGGGAGGgtgtactttttaaaaacaccagTATGGCCCTTTTTTTTTGAGGCACAAGGATTATTAACAGTCCTGCTGAGAGGTTTATTATATCCAGTCTTTGATGCACTGCGCATCAGTGTAAAAATAGCTTTCACGAGGTCATAATGAGCTGTCAGACTCTTAAACCTTTCTCCTCCTGTTTCATCCTCACAAGGGAAGCCATGTGGCTCAGCAGGAGAGATCCTTAATGGCTGGTTTGAATACAGCGGAGTCGAGTTTGGAGACACAGCGAAGGCCGTCTGTGACGAGGGGTAAGGAAGCGCACACTCTGCTGTTTTTCCTGCATACTGCTTCTaaactatgatttttttttttttatgaaaatgtgaCTCGACAACATCCCTTTCATTAGGTATAATCTCGTGGGAAAGGCAACCAGAACCTGCATGAGTCAAGGCTGGGATGGCCGCATTCCTGTCTGTGAAGGTGAAGTGAATCTTCTAGTATCACATGTG from Sparus aurata chromosome 7, fSpaAur1.1, whole genome shotgun sequence carries:
- the LOC115584680 gene encoding complement receptor type 1-like, with product MKLVGGNILILSFAVLASAARAPKKCGAPVAYPHTKLASKYSDRQHFNFGEKVYYDCADDFTSSSRAFRAVKCLQGGWSKLNLKCEKRSCGNAGELANGEFHYEGDSLIGEKVYAVCNEGYTVKGLNYMVCKRAGWSGEVPICEEGRPTCSPPAVANSVSSRGDVSVHQVGDSVTFTCSQGFQLHGAQQITCGAGGQWQPEPPRCLPSPETTRSPETTRSPETTRSPETTRSPARTVSAARTVLTAKDSEPAGGCGVPVVSSSSHTSLTDAYILRTSFGSGEQVQYVCVVGYIQAGGSRYRTCRGGQWTPLRLRCERKPCGSAGEILNGWFEYSGVEFGDTAKAVCDEGYNLVGKATRTCMSQGWDGRIPVCEAVQCNEPPQVMNADLRGPQEPPYSYRTVVRYQCRAGTLSGSSEIWCTEDGTWSSPPPTCKEMTCPPPKVPGGSWAGAHNGPYQFRDTISIECERPYWRSGPRTVTCGSDGRWSPGLPRCYSPAPRRYKPTW